GTAAATTACAGTATCGTTTCATTCATTCTTCTCAGTTGTTTTTACTGCAATTGGTTATGTAACACACAAACGCACCAAGCTTATTGTTGCGTGATGTAACCGAAACACCTCCTGATCAAAACTACTACTTTGCCTCAAAGGTTCATTATCATATCTAATGATTTGCTTTGGAATTTTTTAGAACGACTAAACTACAATAAATATACAACTTGACCCCAGCGACTAAGTTGCGAAGTGCTActgaaaatgctaaataaacaGCAGGTACCTGACTAACTAGCTGTTAAGAAAATTCAAGCGACACACATCTTGATCGACTATGCTGGACATATTGAATCACAAGCTTTACTCGCTTTCACTCGAACCATCCACAACTTCACTTCCACTTGAACTATCTTCCATTTCACTTTCACCCGAACTATCCTCCGTTGCATCAATATCTGCAAAAAATATGAGTAgtatcaaaaaataatatattgcaGAAAATATAAACAACAGAAAATTATTTAACAACGTTCATGGTAATAGATAAGTTGACTTTACCTATCAAATAGTCGTCAAGTTTCAGCAGATCTTCTTCCGATTCAAGGGGCTTTCTTGACTTACGTATCCAATCTTGAGCGCAGACCAAGGCTTCAACTATTTCAGGCGACAAAGAACTTCTAAAATCATCTAAGAACTTACCACCGATGGTAAAAGCTGACTCGGGTGCAACAGCTGACATTGGAATGGCCAAAACATCCTTAGCCATTTTAGTGAGAATACGAAATCTGGTACTAATCTTCCACGAAAGTAATATGTCAAACCCATCAACCATCCTCTGATGATACTCATCAAGGTACTTTTCCAACTCTGACTCGCTTTCAACTTTATCTCCTTTCCCCGGATTACAAGTCTTTACCCATTCTTGAAACCCTCTCACGACTGAGTTCCTTATCATGTAATCATTACTTTTAAGGGTCTCAGTCTGGGTTCCAACCATACCTTTGTATTCGTTGAACAAATCAAATGTCGTAGAATGTACTGATTCCACCATCTTTTTCAACAAACAATCTCCAGTTGGGCTATCTTCATCACCTCCATTACTTTTTTGTTGaaaataatgttttatatatgcCAATTTATGACGAGGATCAAGTACATCTGCAACATATACTAACATATTTATATCCTCGTAATTTCCCCAATACTTGGTAAAACTCTCTCTCATTTTAAGCGCTATAATTCTAGTCCCAGTATCATCACTTTTTTCCCATTCATGCAGTAGGCAGTCAATAGTGGTAATTTGAACAAAAAAGTCATTAGATGTCACATTTAAGCCGTATATATGTTCATATAACTCGTGAAATGAATTCAAGAAAGTTAGCAGCTTCCTTACAGTTTGCCAATCATCAAGAACCAGAACGCCGCCAACGTCTTCAGTGTCATTCTTAAACTCAGGCTCCTTGGTCTCGAACAATTAAAAAATCTTCTCAAACTTTTCAGATGTTTTTAACATCATAAAAGTGGAGTTCCATCTAGTTGGACAATCAACAGACAGAAAAGATTCGTATTCAACCccactttgaacattttgatCCTATCCTCTGATAGTCCCACAAAGCCTACAGCACCACGCACACGTTCAATCAACTCATCGTGTTCATTTAACAAATCTTTTACCAACGTATTGATAAAATCAACAATGCATCCAAGGCGTAGAAACTTACCATCCAACACAGAATTCGGTAATTTTCCTCTCAAATAGTAAGTAAGAGCAGCGTCAATATCTAAATTTGCGTTACCTGCAGAGATGGTCATAACGTCATTGATTTCCCAATCATGTAAACACTTTTCAACTGCCCTTCCGATCTCCTCTCCTTCATAACTACAAATAGGAGTAAATTTAAGAACTTTCTTGTGGAACTCCCAATTGTCATCAATAAAATGAGCAGTAATGCACAAATATATCTCTGATTCATCTGTCGTCTAAGTATCCAAGGTTAAGCAAACTGTTGGCTTTGTCATGTTAATAAAACTTTTCAACTTCTCATCCTTGAAAAGTTGAGCACAATCCCTAGAAATCACTTCAGCAGATGGAATTTGAAAACCAGGACCGGCTAAGCTTTCCATAAACTCTACAAAAGCACTATGTTCAACAAAAGAGAATGGATGTTCGTCTATTATTATCATTCTCGCTAGAGCTTTATGAACACGCTCTTGATCAACTTCGGGAGTTTCCACGCTCCTAGCATCTTGTGCCATATCAAATTTTAGGGTCCAAAATAACACCTAAAAACCAGTACTTGATTATAATCATAAAATGTAGTGACCAACTTTGTGTTCAGAACTAAGGATTATAAaactatttgaaaaaaaatctctatctctatctctatatataataaaacaagattgttttttacAAGTATTCTTAGAGAGtttttgatgtggcaaatccatatttcatcttaaaaaagtttttttttaattatgatgtcatatataaataaaatagaaacaactctttacatgttttataaatatattaatcatttatttaaagaataaaaaatatctcttatataatattacaaaacaaaatgtctttttatttagttgatttattaactatatcattattgtgttagttgaattattagatttatatcaagttataatgttttaagaaaaacattacataatt
The Erigeron canadensis isolate Cc75 chromosome 2, C_canadensis_v1, whole genome shotgun sequence DNA segment above includes these coding regions:
- the LOC122588069 gene encoding zinc finger BED domain-containing protein RICESLEEPER 3-like; translated protein: MAQDARSVETPEVDQERVHKALARMIIIDEHPFSFVEHSAFVEFMESLAGPGFQIPSAEVISRDCAQLFKDENYEGEEIGRAVEKCLHDWEINDVMTISAGNANLDIDAALTYYLRGKLPNSVLDGKFLRLGCIVDFINTLVKDLLNEHDELIERVRGAVGFVGLSEDRIKMFKEPEFKNDTEDVGGVLVLDDWQTVRKLLTFLNSFHELYEHIYGLNVTSNDFFVQITTIDCLLHEWEKSDDTGTRIIALKMRESFTKYWGNYEDINMLVYVADVLDPRHKLAYIKHYFQQKSNGGDEDSPTGDCLLKKMVESVHSTTFDLFNEYKGMVGTQTETLKSNDYMIRNSVVRGFQEWVKTCNPGKGDKVESESELEKYLDEYHQRMVDGFDILLSWKISTRFRILTKMAKDVLAIPMSAVAPESAFTIGGKFLDDFRSSLSPEIVEALVCAQDWIRKSRKPLESEEDLLKLDDYLIDIDATEDSSGESEMEDSSSGSEVVDDVYAEIMGDSVREFDVCDLRKGNLGGSLGNTLPEIPPGFILTPVFLVKERYGNKNGTYTALVHVTYHDMISINLSEQVMKILRPVLIDVFRERPWLRKHGRFIDIGYPGVCVFLNFLPQEVDGRRE